In Marinilabiliales bacterium, the genomic window GCGGTGGTAAGAGCGGTTAATGCAGGGGTGGCGCCCGGCAAACTGCCAGCCTGACAAATAAAACCGCCGGCCGGACACCGGGCGGCATAAATGATCCGGTTTGAGGTGGTACTCCGGGAAGAAACCGCCGAATATTAATAATACGTAAAATGCTCTATACCGCACGTTCATATTACAGCCTGCGTTACGGCACCATGCCCGTCGAAAAGCTGGTGGAAGAAGCCGGGAAGAGAAATATCGGCGCCCTGGCGCTTACCGATATAAACAACAGCACCGCATGCTTCGACTTTACAGAGCTGTGCATCAAGAGCAACATACAGCCGGTATGCGGCATGGAGTTCAGGTCGGGCGGCCATTACCTCTACACCTGCATCGCGGCCGATGAACGCGGCATGGAGGAGATCAACCGGCATCTGACCAGACACAACCTTGACAACAACCCCCTCTCCTCATCTGCCCCGCCGTTCGACCACGTCTACGTTCTATATGCCCCGGGCAGCGTCCCCGTTTCCCGCCTCAGGGAGAACGAGTACATAGGCATCCGCCCCTGGGAGGCCGGTAAGCTGTGGCCCGCCGAATATCACAAATACAGCAGTAAATTACTGGCTCATTGCCCGGTTGCTTTCGCTTCCGCGGAAGATTACGAATTTCACAGGCACCTGAGGGCAATTGACCGGAACACGCTGCTGGACAAGCTTGAGTCCAGGCACACGGCTAACCGGATGGAGTACTTCCTTTCGCCCAAAGAGCTTAAAAAGATATATGCCAGCAACCCCTCCCTGCTGCTGAACGCTTCTGCCCTGCTTGCACAATGCAGCTTCTCTTTCAATAAATCAACGCCCAAAAACAAACGGACCTTTACGGGAAGCCGTTACGACGACAAGCTGCTGCTGGAGAAACTGGCTCTTGACGGACTAAAATACCGGTACGGAAACGATAAGAAGGCGCTTCAAAGGATACAGGGTGAGCTGGAGGTGATCGACAGGCTCGGCTTCTCGTCATATTTCCTTATCACATGGGATATAATCCGGTATGCCATGTACCGCGGCTTTTACCACGTAGGCAGGGGCAGCGGCGGAAACAGCATCGTGGCCTACTGCCTCAGGATAACCGATATCGACCCGGTGGAGCTGAACCTCTACTTTGAGCGGTTCATAAATCCGCAGAGAACGAGTCCCCCGGACTTCGACATAGATTTTTCGTGGAAAGAGCGTGACGAGGTGCTGGACTACATATTCAAGCGGTACGGCAGGGAGCACACCGCCCTGCTGGGCACGATCAACACCTTCCGCGACAGCTCCATAATACGTGAACTGGGGAAGGTTTACGGGATTCCGAAGAGCGATATTGACCAGCTTGTGGACAGGCCAGGGGATCCGCTGCTGCAGAATGACCTGACAAAGAAGATCTTTGACTACGGACGGCGGATCATCGATTTTCCCAATTACCGGAGCATCCATGCCGGCGGGGTTCTGATATCGGAGGAGCCGATCACCTGCTACACCGCCCTGGATATGCCGCCCAAGGGTTTTCCGACGACGCAATGGGACATGTACGTGGCCGAGGAGATCGGCTTTGAAAAGCTCGACATACTTAGTCAGAGAGGTATAGCGCATATCGGCGAGTGTGTCGATATCGTAAGGGAGAACCGCAACCAGAAGATCGACGTGCACAGGGTAAATGATTTCAAAAAAGATCCGGAAATAAACGAAAGGCTCTACAGGGGCGAAGCGATCGGGTGCTTTTATATCGAGTCGCCGGCCATGAGGGGGTTGCTCAAGAAGCTCAGGTGCAGGGATTATCTGAGACTGGTGGCGGCAAGTTCCATCATCAGGCCGGGGGTGGCAAAGAGCGGGATGATGAAGGAGTATATACACCGTTTTCATAACCCGGATTCGTTCAGCTACCTCCACCCGGTATTTGAGCAGCAGCTTGGCGAGACCTTCGGTATAATGGTGTACCAGGAGGATGTGATTAAGATAGCGCACCATTTCGCGGGACTCGACCTGGCCGATGCCGACATACTGCGCCGGGCCATGTCGGGCAAGTTCCGCTCGCGAAAGGAGTTTGAGCGGATAGAGAACAGCTTTTTCGACAACTGCCGTGAAAGAGGTTACCCCATAGAGCTGACAGCCGAGGTGTGGAGGCAGATAGCCTCCTTCTCCGGCTACGCCTTCTGCAAGGCGCATTCAGCCTCCTACGCGGTGGAGAGCTACCAGAGCCTTTACCTGAAGACCCACTTCCCTCACGAGTTCCATGTGGCGGTGATCAACAACTTCGGGGGGTTCTACCGGACATGGGTATACGTGAACGAGGCCCGGCGGTACGGGGCCACCATAGAACTGCCATGCGTGAACAGGGGGAGGTATATGACGAGCATTAAGGGTGATGTTATTTACCTGGGATTTGTGCACCTCAAAAGTTTGGAGGCACAGGTTGGCAGGCACGTTGAGGCCGAAAGGGAACGGTATGGAGAGTTTCGTGGACTGGCCGGTTTTATGGAGCGGGTGCCGGCAGGCATCGAGCAGGTGAAGATACTGATCCGCTGCGGGGCGTTCCGGTTTACAGGCAAAACCAAAAAGGAGCTGCTGTGGGAGGCTCACTTCCTGACCTCCAGGGAGAAAAAGGTTCAGTTTGGCAGGAAGCTTTTTGACGGGGCCGTAAAAACTTACAGCCTTCCTCCTATGGATGACACCTCTATTGAAGATGCATGGGATGAGACCGAGCTGCTGGGCTTCCCCGTCACCATGTCACGTTTTGATATGCTGCAGACATCCTACAGGGGCAATACCGTGGCGGCCGATCTTCACACCGGTAACGGCGGGGATGCACAAACGGCAGCCAGTAACGTGGCCGGTACCGGCAGGACTTCGCGAAGGGCAGCCAATGCCCCGGCGGGTAAAGGCAGAATAGTGCGAATAGTGGGTGACCTGGTGGCAACCAAGTATGTTCGCACAGTGAGGAAGGAGATCATGCAGTTCGGATGTTTCCTCGATGAGAAGGGCGAATTCTTTGATACTGTGAATTTCCCGCCGGTACTGAAAAAGTACCCCTTTACCGGGCCGGGTGTTTACCTTATCGAGGGACGGGTAACCGAAGAGTTTGACTTTCCCTCCGTCGAGGTAAGCAAGATGGCGCGCCTTCCCTCCCGCCCCGATCCGAGGGCAGGATAAAGATGCGGTTAATCAGCAATCGCCTGCACCCAAAACTCATATATCATTTCGTGGTTCATGCCTGCTCCGGTAGATGAAAGGATATCTGGTGTTTCAGGAAACCCGGCCGTTCCATTTCTTCCTCACTTTAGGCAGTTTCCACCATTGCACATAGGGAAACTCATGGTGTTCCAGATGGTATCCGAAATGGTAGCATGTTATAAAAGATAATAAAACCGGGTAATCATTACTTGTAGCGTTGTGGCGGTTGGTGTATCCCCCATTGGGTTCCCTGTGCGGAAGGTAGGTGCCGAAATAAAACAGCTGCAGGGTGCTGGCGAGGGCCGGAAAGGCCCAGAAAAGCATAAGGTTGGCCACAGGAATATTCAGTCCCAGGTGAAGGATATTGAAGATAATTGCCATGCCCAGGACCTGCCACCAGCTCAGGTAGGTTCTCATAAACTTAAGATACCAGCTGAAGAACCCGGGCTGTTTCCCGTCGTGATAATCCGGATCCTTCTCACTACCCGGATATTTATGATGGTCCCAGTGTTTTGTGTGAAGCTTTTTGTAGGGGAACAGCGCGTATAACAGTACGGCAACAGTGCCTGTTAATTTATTGATACTTAGATTTTGAGGAAAAACCAGGCCATGCATGGCATCGTGGGCAGTGATGAACAGTCCCACATAAAGAAACATCTGTACAACCATAGCTGGTATGATAATGTAGACGGGGACTACCGACAGGTCCATCTGCAGAAATATTACAAGTCCCGCCAGCCAGAGGCCCATAACAGCCAGTCCGGCAGCAAGCCCCATGTATCCATCCTTTTTTGTCGGGTTGTACATAATGAAAAATTATTGCCGGTGGTTTTGGGTAATAAACAACAGGAACTCCCTTAAGAACTGAGGAAGTTCCTGTAAAAACTAATGTCATGCAGAACCGGAACCGGTATATTCCGGCAGTAATTTTTTATCCGCCGCATGGATGGGTCCCGCCACCCTGGTGCACATGTCCGTGACTGACCTCTTCCTCGGTTGCATCCCTGATATTGCAGACCTCGCCTTCAAAATAGAGAGTGTCGCCTGCAAGAGGATGGTTGAAATCCATCTTTACCGTCTCGCCTCCAATTTCAAGCACTATTCCATTCAGCCTGTTTCCGCTGTTATCCTGCATCGGTATATTGTTTCCGACCTTAAGGAGATTATCGTCAATCTTACCATCCACTTCAAAAATGTTCTTGGGGAGGTCGACGATTGCCTCTTCTGAAACCTGTCCGTATGCCTTTTCAGGTTCAAGCATGAAGCTGAAAGGATCTCCCTTTTTCAAGCCGTCAATGTTGGCCTCAAAATCGGGCAACAGATTTCCGCGGCCAAAAAGAAATGTAAGAGGTGCGTTCTTTTCAACTTTTTCGACGATCTCACCCTTTTGATCATCAACCCTGAGTTCATAAGTAAGCGATACAACCTTGTTCTCTTTAATAGTCATTATAAATATATTTTAATTTAAATAAAGCGGGGCAATCCCGCTTCGGGCAACCTTGTGCCTTATAATTAAGGATTCCCCCTGATTTTAAATCTGGTTTCAGGATACAAAGGAAGTGATAATAAAGTGAATAACCAAATCAGTAACTGACAAACCGGGTACTCAAACATACCTCATCCGGATACATCTTACGAACATTTTAAGCCCATTGTTTGTTAAAAAGAGGTAGCAGATTAAAAAAAAAACGTGAGATTGGTTATGAATGCAACCTGCCGCTTTGACGATATAATCTGCTTTATACAGGGTCGTTCTAAAATATATAATTATGTTGATTTATTATAAAATAATTGATAAGCTAAAAAAAAAATCTGATATTTGTAAGGTTTTTCACTATTAACTATTTTTTAATTTAATTTTTTTATCATGAAAGGCAAAGTTAAATGGTTTGATTCAGCCAAAGGCTACGGGTTCATTCAAACCGAAGAAGGTAACGACGTATTTGTTCATTACACAGGTATTGAGCGTGAAGGCTTCAGGGTTCTGGAGGAAGGCCAGGAGGTTGAGTTCGAAATATCTGAAGGTAAAAGAGGCCCCCAGGCCACTAACGTTAAAACTGCTGAATAGAAAATTTCAACTATAATCCATATCAGCATTTACAGAGCCCCTTTGACAGGGGCTCTTTCATTATATATACATAAGCAGACACTGTATTTCCCTTCCATTTGTTTCAGAACATGAATCCAATTCTTACAGCCGGGTTTGCATATATTTTACGTTCATGGCCTGATAAGTCAATAATTATCATTATGTTCAAATTTCTACCGGTATCGCTAACGGAACGCAGTCCGGCACCTGCAATCCATGATGGTCTGAAAAAACGATTCTGCCCGGAGAAACGGTTTTCAGTATCAAAATAGCTGACCGGCAAGCTGAAAAGGTCTACTTCTCCGTGAATATACAACCCGGCTTCAAGGAATCTGAAAGGCAGCAGGTCATTGATATTGGAAACAGGTACAATATCGGTAAACAGAATTGGTCCGAAAATATGGGAACTGAATACACTGCCAACCTGTTTATTATGGTAATACTGGTACTTGGCTCCGGCCCCTGCATTCAGCCACGGTGTTATCCTGTAGCCTGCCAGGGGCGATATCTCATACTGATTGATAAGACCGAGATCAACACCTAAATATCCGCCATAATAAATCCGGTTGCCATAAGCTGAATAAGCCCTGACTTCCGACCCGCCAATCATTGCAAGTAATGCAATGATCAGTAAAGGTCTCTTAAATAAAGAGAAGAAATTTATGTTCATCATTATAAGAAATCATTATCAAAGCTGAATATACCACACCTGCCTGCATGTGTTAGTGCATTATTTTTCAGCTGTATACCTTTGGTTTGATTTTACCTGTCATAACCATGAGCGCATTCATAGCCAGAGCTTTCATCTCATCCTCACCAGGATAAATAATCACAGGTGCAATATAAGAAACCATATCCTTGATGTATGACACAAGGGTTGGGTTATGAGCCATACCACCGGTGAGGATGATTGCGTGCACCCTCCCCTTGAGTACGGCTGACATAGCTCCTATCTCCTTTCCTGTCTGGTAGGCCATTGCATTCTGAATCAGAACAGCTTTAGGATCTCCGTCCCCTGCCCTGATTTCAATTTCATAGGCGTCATTGGTATTGAAATAGGCCATCAATCCACCGTGGCCGGTAATCATCTTCTTTACGTCATCGTGGGTGTAGTTATCATCAAAGCAGGTCCTGGCAAGGCATCCGGCCGGCAACGTGCCTGTTCTTTCCGGCGAAAAAGGCCCCTCTCCGTCAAGGGCATTATTGACATCAATCACCCTTCCCTGCTTATGAGCGCCCACAGATATTCCGCCACCAAGGTGAGCGATTATGAGATTTAATTTATCGTATTCGCTGTCGATCGATTCGGCATGTATTCTCCCTATTGCCTTGTGGTTTAAGGCGTGAAAGATGGACCGGCGTTCAAACAGGGGGTGACCTGTTATCCTGGCAACATCCTGCATCTCATCGACCACGACCGGGTCGGCAATAAAGGAGCGGGCAGCCGGTATTGTCATGGCGATATCATTTGCTATCAATCCGCCCAGGTTACTTGCATGTTCTCCCTGAATCCCCTTTTTCAGGTCCCTGATCATCGCCTTGTTAACCTCATATACCCCCGATGGTATCGGCTTTATCAGTCCGCCACGGCCAATCACTGCATTCAGGCTTTCAATTTCAATCCCGGCATCATCTAATTCATCCAGTATATGTTTTTTCCTGAATTCAAACTGGCTGGCGATATTCCTGAAACTTCCAAGATCAGAAGCTGAATGCTTGATGTTTTTCAGGAACGCAGATTTAGTATTATTATAAACTGCTATCTTGGTTGATGTTGACCCCGGATTTATAGCCAGTATCCTGATGTTTTCCATTTAAGGTTAGTTTCCTGGTTAGCACACCTTAGAATCACTTTGCAAGAGTTGCAGCAAGGGCTATTGAATAAAGTTTTGTTTTTGTGCTGTCACCTCTTGAAGAGAGGACGGCAGGAACTCTTGCACCAACAAGCATGGCTGCCTGCCCGGCAGAACCGGCCAGGGCATTGAGCTTATAAAAAACATTACCCGATTCGATGTTGGGGAAAAGTATGCAATCCGCATCACCGGCAACTTCACTTTCTACGCCCTTTATCCTGGCTGCCTCACTGCTTATTGCCAGGTCCATGGAAAGCGGGCCGTCAACAACGGCACCTCTGATCTGTCCCCTCTCTGCCATTTTGCTTAATAATGCAGCATCTGTACATGCCTGCATTCCTGGCAATACCTGCTCTGTTGCCGCAAGAACTGCAAGTTTGGGATTATCTGTACCCAAAGCATGTGCTGTCCTGATAAGATAATTTGCAATTGCCACTTTCTGCTTCAGATCCGGTAAGGGTATAATGGCAACATCTCCAATTACAAGAAGCTTATGGTAATTTACCATTTTAAGAACGGTAACATGGCTGAGTACTGCACCGGGATTCATCAGCCCCTTTTCCTTGTTCAGTATGGCGCGCATATACTTGTCGGTGCTGAGGTTGCCTTTCATCAAAAAGCTGCCCTGCTGCCTGTTAATAAGATCAACAGCCTCATTCATGGAAGATGTTTCATCGGGATTGTCGATTATACTGAGATCATTTGCCTCTATGCCATTTTCATGGCAGACTTTCTCAATGGTCCTTTTATCACCGACAACAGTTGCGTCGACAACCCCCATGCTTAAAGCCTGGCTGATGGCTGACAAGGAATGCTCGTCTATTGCCCAGGCTGCAACAAGGTGCTGTCTTGAACCTGACCTGGCGAGATTCAGGATCTGTTCCGGACTTGCAATTGACATATTCTTAACTAATCTCGTTTATGATACGCTGCGTGTCTTCAGCGATGACAAGCTCTTCGTCGGTAGTTACAACTATAATCGTTCCTTTAGAATCCTTGGTACTGATAACTTTGGTTGTTTCACGCAAACCGGTATTGATTGCATCATCCAGTTCAAGTCCCAGAAACCCAAGATCCGATGCAACTCCCCTCCTTGTTGTGTCTGCATTTTCACCTATACCTCCTGTGAATATTAGTATGTCAACACCACCCAGCGCGGCTGCGTAGGCTCCAATATATTTTCTGACCCTGTAATCATACATCTGCAGTCCGAGAATGGCTCTTTTGTTTCCTTTATCAGCTTCAAGCTCGATTTCGCGCATATCTGATGATATCCCTGTTACACCAAGCATTCCGCTCTGCTTGTTGATTATCGTATTTATAGAACTAAGAGGTACCGCCTCCTTGTCGAGAATATATGTCAGAACACCAAGGTCAAGATCCCCGGTACGGGTTCCCATGATCAAACCTTCAACAGGCGTAAACCCCATTGAGGTATCAACTGACTTCCCTTTGTCGATAGCGGTTACAGATGCACCGTTTCCAAGATGGCAAGATATGATCTTCCTGGTCTTTATGTCAACTCCCAGGAAGTCACAGGCCTTCTTTGCAACGAACCGGTGACTTGTACCATGGTATCCATATCGCCTTATACCGTATTTCGTATAGAGTGAATAAGGTATCCCGTACATATAAGCATAATCGGGCATTGTTTGATGGAAGGACGTATCAAATACTGCAACCTGCCGTATGCCGGGAATAAGTGTTTTCATTGCAACAATACCCTTTATGTTCGCCGGATTGTGCAATGGTGCAAGGTCGCAGTATTTCTCTATTTCTCCGAAAACCATGTCGTCAATAAAAACGCTGTCAGTGAACTTCTCTCCGCCCTGTACAACCCTGTGCCCAACGGCTTCAATCTCATCAAGGTTTTTAAGGCACCCATGCTTTTTACTTGTAAGAACACCCAGTACATATTCAATACCGATCTGATGATCGAGGATTTCACCCTCGAATCTGCATTTTTCGCCGGACTGCTTCTCGAGTTTCATGAAAGACCCTTTGAGTCCTATCTTTTCAACAATCCCCTTTGCCAGAACGTCTTTGCTTTCCATATTGAAAAGCTGGTATTTGATCGATGAACTTCCGCAGTTCAGAACCATTATCTTCATTTGGTATATCGTTTAAATTTTTAAAATTTCATTAATTGAGAGGCAAAATGCAGAACCGGCCATTTAGTAGCCGCTAAAATAAAATCATGTTTTTATCCTGTTCCCGTTCTCATCATATCCATAAAATCCTCTACCTGTCTTTCTTCCAAGCTGGTTAGCCCTGACAAGCCTCTTTATGATCGGATTTGCCTTATACTTTATATCACCGAACTCACTGTATAAGTTGTCCATGTATCTCAGAACCCGGTCCAGGCCAATGCGGTCGGCCATCTCAAACGGGCCCTGTTTGGTGTCTAAGCTACTGCTAAGTGTCAGATCGATATCCTCTTTTGCAGCAACATTTTCTGAAAGTATCTGGCATGCCTCATTGATCAGAACAACCAGAAGCCGTACCGAAATAAGTCCGGGAGATTCCTCAACCGGAATTACAACTTTGCTGAGGAGTTTTCCAAAAGTCAGGACCTTTTCGTATGCTTCGTCTGAGGTATGGAGCCCCCTTGCAACTTCGAGTATTCCCGAGTCCGGCGAAGTGGTCGAAAAATGGAGGCTTACACAGCGTTCATTATGTTCAAGCTCGGCTGACAATTCAGTTATAACCAGGGTGGTTGAATTTGTTGCAATGATGGTTTCCGGACTTACATGCTTTTCTATCTTCCTGAAAACCTCTTTTCTCATTCCCACGCTGCTGTCCCTTGATTTAGATAATATTGCTTCTATTACCAGATCACAGTCCGATAACTCTCCATAATCCATTGTGCCTTTAATACGGGACATTATGCTGCGCTTTTCCCCTGGCGTCATTCCCCAGCGCTGGATCATCCTGTCCAGTTGGCAGCTGATGGAATCGATCGCCTGCCTGATGAGTTCTTCGGAAAGCTCAATAAAAACCACCTCAATACCCCGGCAGCTGATTATCCTTGCAATGGCCTGGCCAACGCTTCCACAGCCAACAATACCAACCTTCGAGAAAAGGGTTTTTGGTCTGTCTTTTTTACTTAGACCGTATTGTTCTATTGGTTCTATCTTAGTTTCAGCCATTTGTATAGTTTATTATTTTAGTTTGATTTGATTAATTTCCTGCTGCCTGGTTTGCGGTAATTGCAACCAGATTAACAATATCACTTACTGAACATCCCCTTGAGAGATCGTTTATGGGTGCTGCCATACCCTGGAGTACCGGACCAATTGCTTCAGCACCGGCGAGTCTCTGGACAAGCTTGTAGGCTATATTGCCGCACTCCAGATTTGGGAATATCAGCACATTGGCATTGCCGGCTATTTTGCTGCCCGGAGCCTTGCTCTTCCCGATCGCATCAACAATCGCGGCATCAGCCTGTAACTCGCCTTCAATCTGAAGATCCGGGGCCATTTCTGAGGCAATCCGGGTTGCATTCACTACTTTGTCAACCATCGGATGACTGGCGCTCCCCTTGGTACTAAAACTCAGCATTGCTATTCTGGGCTCAATTCCGACGATCGCCCTGGTAGTTCCGGCAGTGGCAACGGCTATCTCGGCAAGTTCTTTCTCAGTCGGATCGGGATGAACTGCACAGTCGGCAAATACCAGCAACCCTTCCTCACCATACTCCTTGTCTTTCAATATCATGATAAACGCTCCTGAAACCACGCTAATACCAGGACGGGTTTTTACAAACTGGAAAGCCGGCCTCAATACATCGCCGGTTGAGTTTGCAGCACCGGCCACCTCACCGTCTGCATCGCCAGCTTTTATCATCATGGTTGCCAAATAGAGGGGGTCTTCTATAAGCTTTCCGGCTTCAGCTTCTGTAAGACCCTTATTTTTCCTTAATTCAACCATCATTGCAATGTAACGGTCCTTGTCAGGATGGTTGAGAGGATCAATAATCGTTGATTTTTCAATATTATCTAGTCCCAGTTCACGTGCTTCAGCTTTTATTTTATCAGGGTTGCCCAGGATTGTTATCTGTGCTATCTGTTCGGACAGTAAAACGTCAGCCGCCTTGAGGGTTCTTTCATCAAAACCTTCCGGTAAAACTATTCGCTTGTTATGTTTTTTGGCTCCAAGCTTGATTCTTTCAAGTAAATTCATTGTAAAGCAGTATTTTAAATGATGTTATATTTTCCGTATAAAGATATGTAAATTTGACTTTTCCGGCTGAAAATTTTAATGATATTAATCACCATTTAATATGGTATTCGGACCTTGCTATACTTCAAAGCTCATATTATCATATGCCAGGAAGATATTTGGCGGCAATTCATGCTGAACCTCTTCGTGAAGGCCCATCTGGTGACTAATATGGGTTATAAATCCTCTGCGGGGACCAAATTCATTGATAAGCTTCACTGCTTCAGAA contains:
- a CDS encoding beta-carotene ketolase, whose translation is MYNPTKKDGYMGLAAGLAVMGLWLAGLVIFLQMDLSVVPVYIIIPAMVVQMFLYVGLFITAHDAMHGLVFPQNLSINKLTGTVAVLLYALFPYKKLHTKHWDHHKYPGSEKDPDYHDGKQPGFFSWYLKFMRTYLSWWQVLGMAIIFNILHLGLNIPVANLMLFWAFPALASTLQLFYFGTYLPHREPNGGYTNRHNATSNDYPVLLSFITCYHFGYHLEHHEFPYVQWWKLPKVRKKWNGRVS
- the buk gene encoding butyrate kinase, yielding MENIRILAINPGSTSTKIAVYNNTKSAFLKNIKHSASDLGSFRNIASQFEFRKKHILDELDDAGIEIESLNAVIGRGGLIKPIPSGVYEVNKAMIRDLKKGIQGEHASNLGGLIANDIAMTIPAARSFIADPVVVDEMQDVARITGHPLFERRSIFHALNHKAIGRIHAESIDSEYDKLNLIIAHLGGGISVGAHKQGRVIDVNNALDGEGPFSPERTGTLPAGCLARTCFDDNYTHDDVKKMITGHGGLMAYFNTNDAYEIEIRAGDGDPKAVLIQNAMAYQTGKEIGAMSAVLKGRVHAIILTGGMAHNPTLVSYIKDMVSYIAPVIIYPGEDEMKALAMNALMVMTGKIKPKVYS
- a CDS encoding cold-shock protein — encoded protein: MKGKVKWFDSAKGYGFIQTEEGNDVFVHYTGIEREGFRVLEEGQEVEFEISEGKRGPQATNVKTAE
- a CDS encoding phosphate acetyltransferase, producing MNLLERIKLGAKKHNKRIVLPEGFDERTLKAADVLLSEQIAQITILGNPDKIKAEARELGLDNIEKSTIIDPLNHPDKDRYIAMMVELRKNKGLTEAEAGKLIEDPLYLATMMIKAGDADGEVAGAANSTGDVLRPAFQFVKTRPGISVVSGAFIMILKDKEYGEEGLLVFADCAVHPDPTEKELAEIAVATAGTTRAIVGIEPRIAMLSFSTKGSASHPMVDKVVNATRIASEMAPDLQIEGELQADAAIVDAIGKSKAPGSKIAGNANVLIFPNLECGNIAYKLVQRLAGAEAIGPVLQGMAAPINDLSRGCSVSDIVNLVAITANQAAGN
- a CDS encoding phosphate butyryltransferase; the encoded protein is MSIASPEQILNLARSGSRQHLVAAWAIDEHSLSAISQALSMGVVDATVVGDKRTIEKVCHENGIEANDLSIIDNPDETSSMNEAVDLINRQQGSFLMKGNLSTDKYMRAILNKEKGLMNPGAVLSHVTVLKMVNYHKLLVIGDVAIIPLPDLKQKVAIANYLIRTAHALGTDNPKLAVLAATEQVLPGMQACTDAALLSKMAERGQIRGAVVDGPLSMDLAISSEAARIKGVESEVAGDADCILFPNIESGNVFYKLNALAGSAGQAAMLVGARVPAVLSSRGDSTKTKLYSIALAATLAK
- a CDS encoding DNA polymerase III subunit alpha; protein product: MLYTARSYYSLRYGTMPVEKLVEEAGKRNIGALALTDINNSTACFDFTELCIKSNIQPVCGMEFRSGGHYLYTCIAADERGMEEINRHLTRHNLDNNPLSSSAPPFDHVYVLYAPGSVPVSRLRENEYIGIRPWEAGKLWPAEYHKYSSKLLAHCPVAFASAEDYEFHRHLRAIDRNTLLDKLESRHTANRMEYFLSPKELKKIYASNPSLLLNASALLAQCSFSFNKSTPKNKRTFTGSRYDDKLLLEKLALDGLKYRYGNDKKALQRIQGELEVIDRLGFSSYFLITWDIIRYAMYRGFYHVGRGSGGNSIVAYCLRITDIDPVELNLYFERFINPQRTSPPDFDIDFSWKERDEVLDYIFKRYGREHTALLGTINTFRDSSIIRELGKVYGIPKSDIDQLVDRPGDPLLQNDLTKKIFDYGRRIIDFPNYRSIHAGGVLISEEPITCYTALDMPPKGFPTTQWDMYVAEEIGFEKLDILSQRGIAHIGECVDIVRENRNQKIDVHRVNDFKKDPEINERLYRGEAIGCFYIESPAMRGLLKKLRCRDYLRLVAASSIIRPGVAKSGMMKEYIHRFHNPDSFSYLHPVFEQQLGETFGIMVYQEDVIKIAHHFAGLDLADADILRRAMSGKFRSRKEFERIENSFFDNCRERGYPIELTAEVWRQIASFSGYAFCKAHSASYAVESYQSLYLKTHFPHEFHVAVINNFGGFYRTWVYVNEARRYGATIELPCVNRGRYMTSIKGDVIYLGFVHLKSLEAQVGRHVEAERERYGEFRGLAGFMERVPAGIEQVKILIRCGAFRFTGKTKKELLWEAHFLTSREKKVQFGRKLFDGAVKTYSLPPMDDTSIEDAWDETELLGFPVTMSRFDMLQTSYRGNTVAADLHTGNGGDAQTAASNVAGTGRTSRRAANAPAGKGRIVRIVGDLVATKYVRTVRKEIMQFGCFLDEKGEFFDTVNFPPVLKKYPFTGPGVYLIEGRVTEEFDFPSVEVSKMARLPSRPDPRAG
- a CDS encoding acetate kinase yields the protein MKIMVLNCGSSSIKYQLFNMESKDVLAKGIVEKIGLKGSFMKLEKQSGEKCRFEGEILDHQIGIEYVLGVLTSKKHGCLKNLDEIEAVGHRVVQGGEKFTDSVFIDDMVFGEIEKYCDLAPLHNPANIKGIVAMKTLIPGIRQVAVFDTSFHQTMPDYAYMYGIPYSLYTKYGIRRYGYHGTSHRFVAKKACDFLGVDIKTRKIISCHLGNGASVTAIDKGKSVDTSMGFTPVEGLIMGTRTGDLDLGVLTYILDKEAVPLSSINTIINKQSGMLGVTGISSDMREIELEADKGNKRAILGLQMYDYRVRKYIGAYAAALGGVDILIFTGGIGENADTTRRGVASDLGFLGLELDDAINTGLRETTKVISTKDSKGTIIVVTTDEELVIAEDTQRIINEIS
- a CDS encoding 3-hydroxyacyl-CoA dehydrogenase family protein, with the protein product MAETKIEPIEQYGLSKKDRPKTLFSKVGIVGCGSVGQAIARIISCRGIEVVFIELSEELIRQAIDSISCQLDRMIQRWGMTPGEKRSIMSRIKGTMDYGELSDCDLVIEAILSKSRDSSVGMRKEVFRKIEKHVSPETIIATNSTTLVITELSAELEHNERCVSLHFSTTSPDSGILEVARGLHTSDEAYEKVLTFGKLLSKVVIPVEESPGLISVRLLVVLINEACQILSENVAAKEDIDLTLSSSLDTKQGPFEMADRIGLDRVLRYMDNLYSEFGDIKYKANPIIKRLVRANQLGRKTGRGFYGYDENGNRIKT
- a CDS encoding peptidylprolyl isomerase, which translates into the protein MTIKENKVVSLTYELRVDDQKGEIVEKVEKNAPLTFLFGRGNLLPDFEANIDGLKKGDPFSFMLEPEKAYGQVSEEAIVDLPKNIFEVDGKIDDNLLKVGNNIPMQDNSGNRLNGIVLEIGGETVKMDFNHPLAGDTLYFEGEVCNIRDATEEEVSHGHVHQGGGTHPCGG